In Heyndrickxia vini, the sequence TTCGATCACTCATAGAAATGGCCTCTCCAATGTCGTGTGTAACAAGAACTGCAGTTTTTCGATAGGCTTTAAGTGTATCGAAAACTAAATCCTCTAGTTTTAATTTTGTTTGGTAATCTAATGCAGAGAAAGGCTCATCTAAAAATAAAATTTTAGGGTTAATTGCAAGTGTGCGTACTAATGCGACCCTTTGTCTCATTCCACCTGATAGTTGTTTAGGATATTGGGTTTCAACTCCACTTAGGCCGATTTCCTTCAGAAGGCTGAGAGATTTCTCCTTTTTTTCCTCGGTTAGTTGATTTTGAAGTTTTAACCCTAATAAAATATTTTCTTTGATTGTCTTCCAAGGAAATAAATAATCTTGTTGGAGCATATAACCAATTGAAGTTGTTTGGGAATTAGGTAACCTGCCATCAATCAATACTTTTCCTTCTGTCGGTGAAATTAAACCAGATAGAATGGATAGCATTGTTGTTTTTCCACATCCGCTTGGTCCAACTAAGGAAATAAACTCCCCTTCCTCTATGTCAAAATTTATGTTTTGTAAGGCGTTTGTCACTGATTTCGGTGTGAAATAACTATGATGGACATTTTGGACGGTTAGGAAGCTCATAATATTAGAAAAACCTCCTTATTTATTTTGTATAGCTTTTTCAGCAATTGATGTATTGACTAGTGTTTTATAATCAACTCTTTTTGGTAATTCACCAGCTTCGTCCATTATATCTTGTAGGTGATTCCAGCCTTCTTCATTCAAAATGAGATCTGTTCCAAATGAACCCTGTTTTTGGTAACGATCAATTGAAGAAGTTAATATTTCAACATCAACGTCCTCAAAGAATGGTTGAACGACTTTGGCAACGTCTTTTGGATCATTTTCTTCTACCCATTTGGCGGCCTTATAAATAGCGCGAACAAATTTTTCAAGTGTATCTTTATTTTTTTTAAGATAACTTTCTTTCGCCATATAATCAGTGTAAGGGACACTGCCAGATTCCTTTCCGAAAGAGGCAACAATATGACCTTTCCCTTCTTTTTCAAAAACGGATGCTGTCGGTTCAAATAATTGAACATAGTCTCCAGTTCCTGAAGCAAAAGCGTTTGCGACATTAGCAAAATCAATGTTTTGGATTAATTTCAAATCTTTATGTGGTTCGATTCCTTTATCTTTTATAACAAATTCGCCAACCATTTGTGGCATTCCGCCTTTACGCTGGCCGAGGAATGTTGAACCTTTTAATTGATCCCAAGAAAAGTTTTCCTTTTTTTCGCGGGAAACTAAAAATGTCCCA encodes:
- a CDS encoding ABC transporter substrate-binding protein translates to MKKGLKISFSLLMAAILIFTLGACSKTESLKKVRVAEVTRSVFYTPQYVAIEKGFFKDEGLDIDLKTTAGGDKTMTTLLSDGADVALVGSETSIYVYAQGAEDPVINFAQLTRTDGTFLVSREKKENFSWDQLKGSTFLGQRKGGMPQMVGEFVIKDKGIEPHKDLKLIQNIDFANVANAFASGTGDYVQLFEPTASVFEKEGKGHIVASFGKESGSVPYTDYMAKESYLKKNKDTLEKFVRAIYKAAKWVEENDPKDVAKVVQPFFEDVDVEILTSSIDRYQKQGSFGTDLILNEEGWNHLQDIMDEAGELPKRVDYKTLVNTSIAEKAIQNK
- a CDS encoding ABC transporter ATP-binding protein, which produces MSFLTVQNVHHSYFTPKSVTNALQNINFDIEEGEFISLVGPSGCGKTTMLSILSGLISPTEGKVLIDGRLPNSQTTSIGYMLQQDYLFPWKTIKENILLGLKLQNQLTEEKKEKSLSLLKEIGLSGVETQYPKQLSGGMRQRVALVRTLAINPKILFLDEPFSALDYQTKLKLEDLVFDTLKAYRKTAVLVTHDIGEAISMSDRILLFNAKPGRLHKVFSVPEELRKLRPFDVRSKAAYSILFQEIWKELESLENDG